Proteins from one Oryza sativa Japonica Group chromosome 12, ASM3414082v1 genomic window:
- the LOC4351974 gene encoding U-box domain-containing protein 44: MAQRRQGSQRQEQAWWVAEGARDWCGEGSDDGEEGEEEEEDGVLSAFLCPITMEVMRDPVVVETGHAFEREAIARWFSECASLGAAPRCPVTMEVVDGADVKPVVALRAAIEEWTSRRETAALRRACRWLTKAASEKEALRGLDAVMRGWKLARVGKRVVRRDGMVPMVAAMLRNGSARVRLKALQALREFAREDDEYRDSVSEGDTIRRIVKFIDFEDCQERELAVSLLCELSKSEMVCEKISELNGAILILGKVACSKSQNPALAEEAEMTLENLEKCEKNVLQMAENGRLEPLLNLLIEGSPEKQLRIASSLEKIVLSNDLKNLVAQRVGLLFAGVVENGTLPAKEVAFKVLDHISTNTESAKVLIEDGILLPLFRVLSVDGVKFLPPRLQEAAAAVLSNLVACGIDFGTVPLDGNRTIVSEDIVHSLLHLISNTSPPIQCKLLEIFVMLSSSTTTVLSIISAIRSSGAITNLVQFVESDHQESRAASIKLLCKISFDMDHEIAQVLRSSPTLLGCLVRIVSENDANADEQDAALQILANLPKRDRRLTMELMEQGAFKYIARKVLNICRRGTANNIVDNTMLEGLVKVLARITYILREEPRCVALAREYNLASLFTSLLRLNGLDGVQLLSAKALVNLSVESRYMTGTPNFDEHEQKSGLTWFGKKPPGIQLCRVHSGICSIRDNFCILEGKAVERLVVCLSHQNKKVVEASLAALCTLLGDGVEITEGVSVLYMANAVEPIFEILKGNPTGTLQQRVTWAVERILRAENIAKAASSDRGLSSALVHAFQNGDSRTRRIAEASLKHINKLPTFSQIIDKHPSRRGSSIGSMERYFRSDR; encoded by the exons atgGCCCAGCGCCGCCAAGGATCGCAGCGCCAAGAACAAG CTTGGTGGGTTGCGGAGGGTGCTCGGGACTGGTGCGGCGAGGGGTCCGACGATggggaggagggcgaggaggaggaggaggacggggtgCTGTCGGCGTTCCTGTGCCCGATCACCATGGAGGTGATGCGGGacccggtggtggtggagacggGCCACGCGTTCGAGCGGGAGGCGATCGCGCGGTGGTTCTCGGAGTGCGCCTcgctcggcgcggcgccgcgGTGCCCCGTCACGATGGAGGTGGTCGACGGCGCGGACGTGAAGCCCGTCGTGGCGCTGCGGGCGGCCATCGAGGAGTGGACGAgcaggcgggagacggcggcgctccggagGGCGTGCCGGTGGCTCACCAAGGCCGCCTCGGAGAAGGAGGCGCTGCGCGGGCTCGACGCCGTGATGCGCGGGTGGAAGCTTGCGAGGGTCGGCAAGCGCGTCGTGCGCCGCGACGGGATGGTGCCCATGGTGGCCGCCATGCTGAGGAACGGCAGCGCAAGGGTGCGTCTCAAAGCGTTGCAAGCCCTTCGGGAGTTTGCAAGAGAGGACGATGAATACAGG gattcTGTATCTGAAGGGGACACAATTCGCAGGATTGTTAAGTTCATCGATTTCGAGGATTGCCAGGAGAGGGAGTTGGCTGTATCTCTTCTGTGTGAGCTGTCGAAATCTGAAATGGTATGCGAAAAGATAAGCGAATTGAATGGAGCGATACTTATCTTGGGCAAGGTGGCATGTAGCAAATCACAGAATCCAGCGTTAGCCGAGGAGGCTGAGATGACGCTTGAGAATCTGGAGAAATGCGAGAAAAATGTCCTGCAAATGGCTGAAAATGGAAGACTGGAACCTCTACTAAACCTGCTTATTGAAG GTTCTCCAGAAAAGCAGTTGCGGATAGCATCATCTCTAGAAAAGATTGTTCTGTCTAACGACTTGAAAAACTTGGTGGCCCAAAGAGTGGGTTTACTGTTTGCTGGTGTTGTTGAAAATGGTACCTTGCCGGCAAAAGAAGTTGCTTTCAAGGTGTTAGATCATATATCCACCAATACAGAAAGTGCCAAGGTTCTTATAGAGGATGGAATCCTTTTACCGCTTTTCCGAGTTCTCTCTGTTGATGGTGTCAAATTCCTTCCACCAAGGCTGCAAGAGGCCGCTGCAGCAGTTCTATCTAATCTGGTAGCTTGTGGTATTGACTTTGGGACAGTCCCACTGGATGGTAATCGTACTATAGTGTCTGAAGACATTGTTCACAGCTTACTTCATTTGATTAGTAACACCTCTCCGCCAATACAGTGCAAGCTTCTTGAAATATTTGTAATGCTAAGTAGTTCTACCACAACAGTTCTGTCAATTATCTCAGCTATAAGATCATCTGGGGCTATCACAAACTTGGTACAATTTGTAGAGAGTGATCATCAGGAGAGCCGTGCTGCTTCCATAAAGCTGCTGTGCAAAATCTCATTTGACATGGACCATGAGATAGCACAAGTCCTCCGAAGTAGTCCTACATTGCTTGGATGCTTAGTTAGGATTGTCAGTGAAAATGATGCAAATGCAGATGAGCAAGATGCTGCACTTCAGATTCTGGCAAATCTTCCTAAAAGGGACAGACGTCTTACCATGGAGCTCATGGAGCAAGGGGCTTTCAAATATATTGCGCGCAAAGTTTTAAACATATGTAGAAGAGGAACTGCCAATAACATAGTTGATAACACGATGCTTGAAGGGCTTGTAAAAGTTCTGGCAAGGATAACGTACATTCTACGGGAGGAGCCACGCTGTGTTGCCCTTGCTCGTGAATACAATCTTGCTTCACTGTTTACCAGCTTGCTTCGGCTGAATGGGCTGGATGGTGTGCAGCTGCTCTCTGCAAAGGCATTAGTGAATCTCTCTGTTGAATCAAGATATATGACTGGCACACCAAATTTCGATGAACATGAACAGAAGTCTGGGCTTACCTGGTTTGGTAAGAAACCACCAGGTATTCAACTTTGTCGTGTTCACTCTGGAATCTGCTCGATTAGAGACAATTTTTGTATTCTTGAAGGGAAGGCAGTGGAGCGATTGGTTGTTTGTCTTAGCCATCAAAACAAGAAGGTCGTTGAAGCCTCTTTGGCTGCACTTTGCACCCTACTTGGGGATGGCGTGGAGATCACTGAAGGTGTTTCGGTGCTCTATATGGCCAATGCGGTTGAACCAATATTTGAAATCTTGAAGGGAAACCCAACAGGCACACTTCAGCAGAGGGTGACATGGGCTGTCGAGAGGATTTTGCGGGCAGAGAACATTGCAAAAGCAGCTTCAAGCGACCGTGGCTTGAGTTCTGCCCTTGTTCATGCTTTCCAGAATGGGGATTCCAGAACACGACGTATCGCAGAGGCATCACTGAAGCACATTAACAAGTTGCCAACTTTCTCCCAAATCATTGATAAGCATCCCTCGAGACGAGGTTCGTCAATTGGAAGCATGGAGCGTTACTTTAGGTCTGATCGCTAG
- the LOC9269482 gene encoding U-box domain-containing protein 44: MAEGQDGYFDSSTDSLRVEPIYESFLCPLSKQVMRDPVTIESGATFEREAILKWFKDNGSGGRRLVCPVTNKELSSTELNPSIALRNTIDEWMHRNEAAKLDVARKSLTSDCSEGDILQALEYVAEICQRSRSSRHLVRKVGLISLITDLLKNSSPKVRQKALGSLRFVAKNDNDNKNEIAAGDNIRTIVKFLNHGHSQEKEQAVSLLYELSEYKPLSEKIGSVSGAILILVGLSSSKVENLLTVDRAEKTLENLESCEKNVRQMAENGRLQPLLRLLLEGSSDTQLSMAAHLGELVLSNDVKVLVAQTAGSTLVNIMKSGNREAREAALKALNQISSYDTSAKILIEAGILPPLITDLFTVGSNQLPMRLKEVSATILANIVASGASFESVPLDHNRQNLVSEEIVHNLLHLISNTGPAIECKLLQVLVGLTTSATTVQSIVDAIKSSGATVSLIQFVEAPQREVRLASIKLLNNISPFMGQELAEAFRGNFSQLSSLVRVIADNNGISEEQAAAAGLIADLPPRDSVLTRRLLQDGAFSTIITKVTMVRQGDIRGGRFVNPFLEGLVRVVSRITFILDDLDIIDVARDYNLTPLFTDLLQMNGLDTVQIVSATALENLSRQSKLLTRIVPAPNPGFCFSIFPCLSQKSVATGACRVHVGICSARESFCLLEGKAVEKLVACLDHNNEKVVEAALAALSTLLEDGVDIEQGVMVLCDAEGVNPILEVLCENRNEALRQRAVWAVERILRIDEIAYEISGNQNVGTALVEAFRHGDSRTRQIAERALKHVDKLPNFSGIFSKMGAA, from the exons ATGGCAGAAGGTCAGGATGGTTATTTTGACTCATCCACTGACAGCTTGCGTGTTGAGCCTATTTATGAATCATTCTTGTGTCCTCTCTCTAAACAAGTTATGCGGGATCCTGTCACTATAGAGAGTGGTGCCACATTTGAACGTGAAGCTATTCTGAAGTGGTTCAAGGACAATGGTAGCGGTGGGAGGAGACTTGTCTGCCCTGTTACTAATAAGGAACTCAGCAGTACTGAGTTAAATCCAAGTATTGCTCTGCGGAATACCATTGATGAATGGATGCATAGAAATGAGGCAGCGAAACTTGACGTTGCCCGTAAGTCATTAACCTCTGATTGTTCAGAAGGTGATATTTTGCAAGCTCTTGAGTATGTTGCGGAGATATGCCAGAGAAGTAGATCCAGTAGACATTTAGTGAGGAAAGTTGGGTTGATTAGCTTGATTACTGACTTGTTGAAGAATAGCAGTCCAAAAGTACGTCAAAAGGCATTGGGAAGCCTTCGCTTTGTAGCAAAAAATGACAATGACAACAAG AATGAAATTGCTGCTGGGGACAATATTCGCACTATTGTGAAGTTCTTAAATCATGGGCACTCACAGGAGAAAGAACAGGCTGTATCTTTGTTATATGAACTTTCAGAATATAAACCTCTTTCGGAAAAGATTGGCAGTGTTTCTGGTGCTATTCTTATTCTTGTCGGCTTGTCGAGTAGTAAAGTAGAAAACCTATTGACAGTTGATAGAGCTGAGAAGACATTGGAAAATTTAGAGAGCTGCGAAAAGAATGTTAGACAGATGGCTGAAAACGGTAGGCTGCAACCACTTCTTAGGCTTCTCCTTGAAG GTTCATCTGATACACAATTATCCATGGCTGCACATCTTGGAGAGCTTGTTTTAAGCAATGATGTGAAGGTACTTGTGGCACAAACAGCAGGCTCTACACTGGTGAATATCATGAAAAGTGGGAACAGGGAAGCCAGAGAAGCAGCTCTTAAGGCATTGAATCAAATTTCATCTTATGATACCAGCGCAAAGATACTTATTGAAGCAGGCATTCTTCCACCTCTCATCACAGATCTCTTCACTGTTGGCAGTAACCAGCTTCCAATGAGGTTGAAGGAAGTATCGGCGACAATTCTTGCAAATATTGTGGCATCAGGTGCAAGTTTTGAGTCCGTTCCACTTGATCACAACCGCCAGAACTTGGTGTCAGAAGAAATTGTTCACAACCTGCTTCATCTCATCAGCAATACTGGACCTGCAATTGAGTGCAAATTACTTCAAGTCCTTGTTGGTCTAACCACTTCTGCTACAACTGTCCAAAGCATAGTTGATGCCATCAAAAGCTCTGGTGCTACTGTCAGTTTGATTCAGTTTGTAGAAGCACCTCAAAGAGAAGTTCGCTTGGCTTCCATCAAACTTTTGAATAATATATCACCTTTTATGGGTCAAGAACTAGCTGAAGCTTTTCGTGGAAATTTTAGTCAACTCAGCAGCTTGGTCAGGGTAATTGCTGACAACAACGGAATTTCTGAAGAACAAGCAGCAGCTGCTGGCCTCATAGCTGATCTTCCTCCGCGGGACTCAGTACTCACCAGACGTCTTCTACAAGATGGGGCCTTTTCCACAATCATAACAAAAGTGACAATGGTTCGGCAAGGGGATATTCGTGGTGGCCGTTTTGTCAATCCATTTCTTGAAGGTCTAGTTAGGGTAGTTTCCCGGATCACATTTATCTTGGATGATCTAGATATCATTGATGTTGCTCGTGACTACAATCTCACTCCCCTCTTTACTGACCTACTTCAGATGAATGGTCTCGACACTGTCCAGATTGTCTCTGCTACTGCACTAGAGAATCTCTCTCGCCAGTCAAAGCTTCTAACTAGGATAGTGCCGGCTCCCAACCCAGGATTTTGTTTTTCAATATTTCCATGCCTCAGTCAGAAGTCCGTGGCAACTGGCGCTTGCAGAGTCCATGTTGGGATATGTTCTGCAAGGGAGAGCTTTTGTCTCTTGGAAGGGAAGGCAGTAGAAAAGTTGGTCGCTTGCTTGGACCACAACAATGAGAAAGTGGTTGAAGCTGCTCTAGCAGCACTGTCCACCTTGTTGGAGGATGGAGTAGACATTGAACAAGGTGTCATGGTCTTGTGTGATGCAGAGGGGGTCAATCCAATTCTAGAGGTATTATGCGAGAATCGTAATGAGGCACTTCGGCAGCGAGCAGTGTGGGCGGTGGAGAGGATCCTGAGGATAGACGAAATAGCTTATGAGATATCTGGAAACCAAAATGTTGGAACAGCATTAGTTGAAGCATTCAGGCATGGTGACTCCAGGACAAGACAAATAGCAGAGCGAGCACTAAAGCATGTTGACAAGCTGCCCAATTTCTCTGGAATATTTTCCAAGATGGGGGCAGCATGA